A region of Cataglyphis hispanica isolate Lineage 1 chromosome 8, ULB_Chis1_1.0, whole genome shotgun sequence DNA encodes the following proteins:
- the LOC126851334 gene encoding uncharacterized protein LOC126851334: protein MELDELEQSAKSLNMVLNKFPIGAISLNDFKPVEEKIQTARESLMHLNARLLMLQAKYKQYTDDGQRQQEEESTGVALQNITSDTLINAKAIKLCLHSITILSILSNKEGDVEDQNKLYSYMSKLLAFNDSIMTTQEVIEKESRLQLDLKVECHKALFEYKNFLKEQEQIRSERLQETYPEIVERKNKMEKTLRKINIMKKLIRNFIASSSHMLVEQPILLEMLEKHRELINVETILKISQNRENIEDV from the exons ATGGAGCTCGATGAATTGGAGCAATCTGCGAAGAGTCTAAACATGGTGCTCAACAAGTTCCCAATCGGTGCGATTTCATTAAACGATTTCAAACCAGTCGAGGAGAAGATCCAGACGGCCAGAGAGTCCCTGATGCATTTGAATGCCAGGTTATTAATGCTTCAAGCAAAGTACAAAC AATATACAGATGACGGACAAAGACAGCAGGAAGAAGAATCCACTGGAGTTGCATTGCAGAATATTACAAGTGACACACTGATAAACGCCAAGGCTATCAAATTATGTCTTCATAGTATCACTATTCTTTCTATTCTCAGTAATAAGGAAGGCGATGTAGAAGACCAAAA TAAACTCTATTCTTATATGAGTAAACTACTTGCTTTCAATGACAGTATTATGACCACTCAAGAGGTCATTGAGAAAGAATCTCGACTACAATTAGACTTGAAAGTAGAATGCCACAAGGCATTGTTTGAgtacaagaattttttaaaggaaCAGGAACAGATTCGAAGTGAGAGATTACAAGAAACATATCCTGAAATTGTAGA gagaaaaaacaaaatggaaaaaactttacgaaaaataaatataatgaagaaacttattagaaattttatagcatCAAGCAGTCATATGCTAGTAGAACAGCCCATATTGTTAGAGATGTTGGAGAAGCACAGAGAACTAATAAATGTCGAAACAATACTCAAAATTTCCCAAAATCGTGAAAACATTGAAGATGTATAA
- the LOC126851323 gene encoding centrosomal protein of 120 kDa-like isoform X1, with amino-acid sequence MIEAGESDVQIILSIKEGKGFEQVLQPTLLIATLNGHSLETDRIEPSSNPQYATDLIWETTKTALRKMRSGQTPLKLECFAFKENKAKEKIGYILLSIRSAHIISKHKDLSPKANWHKLLGLRNDLKVQKPELLLTLRVENRKSTDSNSMIERCPEIESHRNPSGDFGKYNFKNTSRGVKLLSAIECKNMNEQSDCQCMKNQMDKITYLRSCNAISCINKDFKSIGSYHCYCLYISLAAITLVSTKLSGRQIEFRFHHPKADITSMLRATMPLLSGEKIKLQEIGCQFHFISMPDEIKQLLKSFPPKISMYDINESAEPLSLSTLDVKPLFHQSKPECQYKLPLYDTNQCKISEIDMVLKLENRGPHFILKKETIGKNLGPPILDDSLAYKIVDELETWKDRQKEMFKAELKRKEERHLNILSDEWRKQKENLESKLACSVEQCKILANSLNNATEDLRTRRLKSLENETRLIKANEDLQWRYETKLQELKDSLDVMQNDLTLKITKLEEKKTALEAQVEILLYENETLKSSTSKQADELQMYQKASLTKDQTASLLQELKILEEKLDNAQKGKSFFKEQWGKAVREIHKMKVDHQQAMQVQIKNSKEELKNVDLAEILSLDTRALNNDQILLKELQKEIDVFKPKKSFAPKEDYNQIFTIDDIYSKISCNGNKIRSDKSEEYNDRLQALRDERDSLLKTGSYAADDIVIKKLNSEIRSLLNRSSETLSFFRVNKFL; translated from the exons ATGATAGAAGCAGGTGAATCTGAcgtgcaaattattttgagcatAAAAGAag gAAAGGGTTTTGAACAAGTTTTACAACCAACATTATTGATTGCAACCTTAAATGGACATTCTCTAGAAACTGATAGGATAGAACCAAGTTCAAATCCACAATATGCAACTGACTTGATTTGGGAGACCACTAAAACTGCATTAAGAAA aatgcGATCAGGACAAActccattaaaattagaatgctTTGCTTTTAAAGAGAACAAGGCTAAAGAAAAGATCGGATATATTCTGCTAAGTATACGTTCTGCGCACATAATATCTAAACATAAAGATTTGAGTCCAAAGGCAAATTGGCATAAGTTATTGGGATTAAGAAATGATCTTAAAGTACAAAAACCTGAATTACTTCTTACATTAAGagttgaaaatagaaaaagtacAGATTCAAATTCAATGATAGag AGATGCCCAGAGATAGAGTCTCATAGAAATCCTAGCGGcgattttggaaaatataatttcaagaatACATCTCGTGGAGTGAAATTGTTGAGTGCaatagaatgtaaaaatatgaatgaacAGTCTGATTGTCAATGCATGAAAAATCAAAtggataaaattacatatttacgcTCGTGTAATGCGATATCCtgcattaataaagatttcaaaTCTATAGGATCTTATCATTGCTATTGTCTATATATTTCACTTGCTGCGATAACATTGGTATCTACAAAATTATCTGGACGTCAAATTGAATTTCG ATTTCATCACCCAAAAGCTGATATCACATCAATGTTACGTGCAACAATGCCACTTTTATCTggcgaaaaaattaaattacaagaaattgGATGCCAATTCCATTTTATATCTATGCCagatgaaataaaacaattattaaaatctttcccACCAAAGATCAgtatgtatgatataaatgaaagTGCTGAACCATTATCACTATCAACGCTTGATGTAAAACCTTTATTTCATCAGAGTAAG cCTGaatgtcaatataaattacCTCTGTATGATACAAATCAATGTAAAATTAGTGAAATAGATATGGTACTTAAACTGGAAAACCGTGGACCacactttatattaaagaaagaaacaattg gtaAAAATCTAGGCCCACCAATATTGGATGACAGCTTAGCATATAAAATAGTAGATGAGCTTGAAACATGGAAGGACCGACAGAAGGAAATGTTTAAAGCCgag cttaagagaaaggaagaacgACATCTGAACATATTGAGTGACGAATGGcgaaaacaaaaagagaatttagaATCGAAACTCGCATGTAGCGTCGAGCAATGTAAGATACTAGCTAATAGTTTAAACAACGCTACGGAAGATTTAAGAACGCGCAGATTAAAAAGTTTGGAAAATGAGACcagattaattaaagcaaatgAAGATTTACAATGGAGATATGAAACTAAGTTACAAGAGCTTAAAGATTCCTTGGATGTAATGCAAAATGATCTTACATTAAAG ATCACcaaattagaagaaaagaaaactgcTTTAGAGGCGCaagtagaaatattattatatgaaaatgaaaCTCTGAAATCGTCAACAAGTAAACAGGCAGATGAATTGCAAATGTATCAAAAGGCATCTTTAACTAAGGATCAAACAGCGTCTTTGttacaagaattaaaaattctcgaaGAAAAATTAGACAATGCCCAAAAgggaaaatcattttttaaagaacagTGGGGAAAAGCAGTTCGTGAGATACATAAAATGAAAGTAGATCATCAACAAGCTATGCAAGTACAAATCAAAAATAGTAAAGAAGAACTGAAAAATGTGGA TCTGGccgaaattttatctttagacACAAGAGCTTTGAATAACGATCAAATCTTGCTGAAAGAACTTCAAAAAGAGATTGATGTGTTCAAGCCGAAAAAATCCTTTGCTCCAAAAGAAGAttacaatcaaatatttacaatagatGACATTTACTCCAAGATTTCTTGCAATGGTAATAAAATCAGATCTGATAAATCAGAAGAGTACAATGACCGATTGCAGGCATTGAGGGATGAACGtgattctcttttaaaaaccGGAAGTTACGCGGCCGACgatatagttattaaaaaacttaattcaGAGATACGATCCTTATTAAACAG gTCCTCAGAGACACTATCTTTCTTCCgcgtgaataaatttttatag
- the LOC126851323 gene encoding centrosomal protein of 120 kDa-like isoform X3, with the protein MIEAGESDVQIILSIKEGKGFEQVLQPTLLIATLNGHSLETDRIEPSSNPQYATDLIWETTKTALRKMRSGQTPLKLECFAFKENKAKEKIGYILLSIRSAHIISKHKDLSPKANWHKLLGLRNDLKVQKPELLLTLRVENRKSTDSNSMIERCPEIESHRNPSGDFGKYNFKNTSRGVKLLSAIECKNMNEQSDCQCMKNQMDKITYLRSCNAISCINKDFKSIGSYHCYCLYISLAAITLVSTKLSGRQIEFRFHHPKADITSMLRATMPLLSGEKIKLQEIGCQFHFISMPDEIKQLLKSFPPKISMYDINESAEPLSLSTLDVKPLFHQSKPECQYKLPLYDTNQCKISEIDMVLKLENRGPHFILKKETIGKNLGPPILDDSLAYKIVDELETWKDRQKEMFKAELKRKEERHLNILSDEWRKQKENLESKLACSVEQCKILANSLNNATEDLRTRRLKSLENETRLIKANEDLQWRYETKLQELKDSLDVMQNDLTLKITKLEEKKTALEAQVEILLYENETLKSSTSKQADELQMYQKASLTKDQTASLLQELKILEEKLDNAQKGKSFFKEQWGKAVREIHKMKVDHQQAMQVQIKNSKEELKNVDLAEILSLDTRALNNDQILLKELQKEIDVFKPKKSFAPKEDYNQIFTIDDIYSKISCNGPQRHYLSSA; encoded by the exons ATGATAGAAGCAGGTGAATCTGAcgtgcaaattattttgagcatAAAAGAag gAAAGGGTTTTGAACAAGTTTTACAACCAACATTATTGATTGCAACCTTAAATGGACATTCTCTAGAAACTGATAGGATAGAACCAAGTTCAAATCCACAATATGCAACTGACTTGATTTGGGAGACCACTAAAACTGCATTAAGAAA aatgcGATCAGGACAAActccattaaaattagaatgctTTGCTTTTAAAGAGAACAAGGCTAAAGAAAAGATCGGATATATTCTGCTAAGTATACGTTCTGCGCACATAATATCTAAACATAAAGATTTGAGTCCAAAGGCAAATTGGCATAAGTTATTGGGATTAAGAAATGATCTTAAAGTACAAAAACCTGAATTACTTCTTACATTAAGagttgaaaatagaaaaagtacAGATTCAAATTCAATGATAGag AGATGCCCAGAGATAGAGTCTCATAGAAATCCTAGCGGcgattttggaaaatataatttcaagaatACATCTCGTGGAGTGAAATTGTTGAGTGCaatagaatgtaaaaatatgaatgaacAGTCTGATTGTCAATGCATGAAAAATCAAAtggataaaattacatatttacgcTCGTGTAATGCGATATCCtgcattaataaagatttcaaaTCTATAGGATCTTATCATTGCTATTGTCTATATATTTCACTTGCTGCGATAACATTGGTATCTACAAAATTATCTGGACGTCAAATTGAATTTCG ATTTCATCACCCAAAAGCTGATATCACATCAATGTTACGTGCAACAATGCCACTTTTATCTggcgaaaaaattaaattacaagaaattgGATGCCAATTCCATTTTATATCTATGCCagatgaaataaaacaattattaaaatctttcccACCAAAGATCAgtatgtatgatataaatgaaagTGCTGAACCATTATCACTATCAACGCTTGATGTAAAACCTTTATTTCATCAGAGTAAG cCTGaatgtcaatataaattacCTCTGTATGATACAAATCAATGTAAAATTAGTGAAATAGATATGGTACTTAAACTGGAAAACCGTGGACCacactttatattaaagaaagaaacaattg gtaAAAATCTAGGCCCACCAATATTGGATGACAGCTTAGCATATAAAATAGTAGATGAGCTTGAAACATGGAAGGACCGACAGAAGGAAATGTTTAAAGCCgag cttaagagaaaggaagaacgACATCTGAACATATTGAGTGACGAATGGcgaaaacaaaaagagaatttagaATCGAAACTCGCATGTAGCGTCGAGCAATGTAAGATACTAGCTAATAGTTTAAACAACGCTACGGAAGATTTAAGAACGCGCAGATTAAAAAGTTTGGAAAATGAGACcagattaattaaagcaaatgAAGATTTACAATGGAGATATGAAACTAAGTTACAAGAGCTTAAAGATTCCTTGGATGTAATGCAAAATGATCTTACATTAAAG ATCACcaaattagaagaaaagaaaactgcTTTAGAGGCGCaagtagaaatattattatatgaaaatgaaaCTCTGAAATCGTCAACAAGTAAACAGGCAGATGAATTGCAAATGTATCAAAAGGCATCTTTAACTAAGGATCAAACAGCGTCTTTGttacaagaattaaaaattctcgaaGAAAAATTAGACAATGCCCAAAAgggaaaatcattttttaaagaacagTGGGGAAAAGCAGTTCGTGAGATACATAAAATGAAAGTAGATCATCAACAAGCTATGCAAGTACAAATCAAAAATAGTAAAGAAGAACTGAAAAATGTGGA TCTGGccgaaattttatctttagacACAAGAGCTTTGAATAACGATCAAATCTTGCTGAAAGAACTTCAAAAAGAGATTGATGTGTTCAAGCCGAAAAAATCCTTTGCTCCAAAAGAAGAttacaatcaaatatttacaatagatGACATTTACTCCAAGATTTCTTGCAATG gTCCTCAGAGACACTATCTTTCTTCCgcgtga
- the LOC126851323 gene encoding centrosomal protein of 120 kDa-like isoform X4 yields MIEAGESDVQIILSIKEGKGFEQVLQPTLLIATLNGHSLETDRIEPSSNPQYATDLIWETTKTALRKMRSGQTPLKLECFAFKENKAKEKIGYILLSIRSAHIISKHKDLSPKANWHKLLGLRNDLKVQKPELLLTLRVENRKSTDSNSMIEISNLMTENDVILQSDKIISYLHPDEQLIQVGPPNICCELFLLSITATCIENLHLLLPECLSNHSVVHFFYRVLENDVELKPFSIEFEESRTFYEKVIVKIQSSLSVLKRYLQSKPHFFIFLKLEDSIIAESLVNLQSLVPVDNLQEFLKCTTNASIILDERCFLTKLNTTEKPIENQKSYLDLQFKLQYIGNKMDIVRDPNTIMSPNKSMISCIQYHNEENTNNIGQRCPEIESHRNPSGDFGKYNFKNTSRGVKLLSAIECKNMNEQSDCQCMKNQMDKITYLRSCNAISCINKDFKSIGSYHCYCLYISLAAITLVSTKLSGRQIEFRFHHPKADITSMLRATMPLLSGEKIKLQEIGCQFHFISMPDEIKQLLKSFPPKISMYDINESAEPLSLSTLDVKPLFHQSKPECQYKLPLYDTNQCKISEIDMVLKLENRGPHFILKKETIGKNLGPPILDDSLAYKIVDELETWKDRQKEMFKAELKRKEERHLNILSDEWRKQKENLESKLACSVEQCKILANSLNNATEDLRTRRLKSLENETRLIKANEDLQWRYETKLQELKDSLDVMQNDLTLKITKLEEKKTALEAQVEILLYENETLKSSTSKQADELQMYQKASLTKDQTASLLQELKILEEKLDNAQKGKSFFKEQWGKAVREIHKMKVDHQQAMQVQIKNSKEELKNVDLAEILSLDTRALNNDQILLKELQKEIDVFKPKKSFAPKEDYNQIFTIDDIYSKISCNGNKIRSDKSEEYNDRLQALRDERDSLLKTGSYAADDIVIKKLNSEIRSLLNR; encoded by the exons ATGATAGAAGCAGGTGAATCTGAcgtgcaaattattttgagcatAAAAGAag gAAAGGGTTTTGAACAAGTTTTACAACCAACATTATTGATTGCAACCTTAAATGGACATTCTCTAGAAACTGATAGGATAGAACCAAGTTCAAATCCACAATATGCAACTGACTTGATTTGGGAGACCACTAAAACTGCATTAAGAAA aatgcGATCAGGACAAActccattaaaattagaatgctTTGCTTTTAAAGAGAACAAGGCTAAAGAAAAGATCGGATATATTCTGCTAAGTATACGTTCTGCGCACATAATATCTAAACATAAAGATTTGAGTCCAAAGGCAAATTGGCATAAGTTATTGGGATTAAGAAATGATCTTAAAGTACAAAAACCTGAATTACTTCTTACATTAAGagttgaaaatagaaaaagtacAGATTCAAATTCAATGATAGag ATAAGTAATTTGATGACAGAAAATGATGTCATTTTACaaagtgataaaataatatcttatttgcaTCCTGATGAGCAATTGATTCAAGTGGGTCCTCCAAATATCTGTTGCGAATTATTCTTATTGAGTATCACAGCCACGTGTATAGAGAATTTACATCTGTTATTACCTGAATGTCTAAGCAATCATAGTgttgtgcattttttttatcgagttttAGAAAATGATGTAGAACTGAAACCGTTCAGTATAGAATTTGAAGAATCTCgtactttttatgaaaaagtgATAGTGAAAATACAAAGTTCTTTGAGTGTATTAAAACGTTACCTACAATCAAaaccacatttttttatatttttgaaacttgAAGATAGTATAATAGCTGAATCATTAGTTAATCTGCAATCATTAGTACCTGTGGACAATTTACAAGAATTTCTCAAATGTACTACAAACGCGAGTATTATCTTAGATGAACGATGCTTTCTAACTAAACTAAACACAACAGAAAAACCCATTGAAAACCAAAAATCCTATCttgatttacaatttaaactgcaatatattggaaataaaatgGACATTGTGCGCGATCCTAATACGATAATGAGTCCCAACAAGTCTATGATATCTTGTATTCAATATCACAATGAAGaaaatacgaataatattGGTCAG AGATGCCCAGAGATAGAGTCTCATAGAAATCCTAGCGGcgattttggaaaatataatttcaagaatACATCTCGTGGAGTGAAATTGTTGAGTGCaatagaatgtaaaaatatgaatgaacAGTCTGATTGTCAATGCATGAAAAATCAAAtggataaaattacatatttacgcTCGTGTAATGCGATATCCtgcattaataaagatttcaaaTCTATAGGATCTTATCATTGCTATTGTCTATATATTTCACTTGCTGCGATAACATTGGTATCTACAAAATTATCTGGACGTCAAATTGAATTTCG ATTTCATCACCCAAAAGCTGATATCACATCAATGTTACGTGCAACAATGCCACTTTTATCTggcgaaaaaattaaattacaagaaattgGATGCCAATTCCATTTTATATCTATGCCagatgaaataaaacaattattaaaatctttcccACCAAAGATCAgtatgtatgatataaatgaaagTGCTGAACCATTATCACTATCAACGCTTGATGTAAAACCTTTATTTCATCAGAGTAAG cCTGaatgtcaatataaattacCTCTGTATGATACAAATCAATGTAAAATTAGTGAAATAGATATGGTACTTAAACTGGAAAACCGTGGACCacactttatattaaagaaagaaacaattg gtaAAAATCTAGGCCCACCAATATTGGATGACAGCTTAGCATATAAAATAGTAGATGAGCTTGAAACATGGAAGGACCGACAGAAGGAAATGTTTAAAGCCgag cttaagagaaaggaagaacgACATCTGAACATATTGAGTGACGAATGGcgaaaacaaaaagagaatttagaATCGAAACTCGCATGTAGCGTCGAGCAATGTAAGATACTAGCTAATAGTTTAAACAACGCTACGGAAGATTTAAGAACGCGCAGATTAAAAAGTTTGGAAAATGAGACcagattaattaaagcaaatgAAGATTTACAATGGAGATATGAAACTAAGTTACAAGAGCTTAAAGATTCCTTGGATGTAATGCAAAATGATCTTACATTAAAG ATCACcaaattagaagaaaagaaaactgcTTTAGAGGCGCaagtagaaatattattatatgaaaatgaaaCTCTGAAATCGTCAACAAGTAAACAGGCAGATGAATTGCAAATGTATCAAAAGGCATCTTTAACTAAGGATCAAACAGCGTCTTTGttacaagaattaaaaattctcgaaGAAAAATTAGACAATGCCCAAAAgggaaaatcattttttaaagaacagTGGGGAAAAGCAGTTCGTGAGATACATAAAATGAAAGTAGATCATCAACAAGCTATGCAAGTACAAATCAAAAATAGTAAAGAAGAACTGAAAAATGTGGA TCTGGccgaaattttatctttagacACAAGAGCTTTGAATAACGATCAAATCTTGCTGAAAGAACTTCAAAAAGAGATTGATGTGTTCAAGCCGAAAAAATCCTTTGCTCCAAAAGAAGAttacaatcaaatatttacaatagatGACATTTACTCCAAGATTTCTTGCAATGGTAATAAAATCAGATCTGATAAATCAGAAGAGTACAATGACCGATTGCAGGCATTGAGGGATGAACGtgattctcttttaaaaaccGGAAGTTACGCGGCCGACgatatagttattaaaaaacttaattcaGAGATACGATCCTTATTAAACAGGtag
- the LOC126851323 gene encoding centrosomal protein of 120 kDa-like isoform X2, translating to MIEAGESDVQIILSIKEGKGFEQVLQPTLLIATLNGHSLETDRIEPSSNPQYATDLIWETTKTALRKMRSGQTPLKLECFAFKENKAKEKIGYILLSIRSAHIISKHKDLSPKANWHKLLGLRNDLKVQKPELLLTLRVENRKSTDSNSMIERCPEIESHRNPSGDFGKYNFKNTSRGVKLLSAIECKNMNEQSDCQCMKNQMDKITYLRSCNAISCINKDFKSIGSYHCYCLYISLAAITLVSTKLSGRQIEFRFHHPKADITSMLRATMPLLSGEKIKLQEIGCQFHFISMPDEIKQLLKSFPPKISMYDINESAEPLSLSTLDVKPLFHQSKPECQYKLPLYDTNQCKISEIDMVLKLENRGPHFILKKETIGKNLGPPILDDSLAYKIVDELETWKDRQKEMFKAELKRKEERHLNILSDEWRKQKENLESKLACSVEQCKILANSLNNATEDLRTRRLKSLENETRLIKANEDLQWRYETKLQELKDSLDVMQNDLTLKITKLEEKKTALEAQVEILLYENETLKSSTSKQADELQMYQKASLTKDQTASLLQELKILEEKLDNAQKGKSFFKEQWGKAVREIHKMKVDHQQAMQVQIKNSKEELKNVDLAEILSLDTRALNNDQILLKELQKEIDVFKPKKSFAPKEDYNQIFTIDDIYSKISCNGNKIRSDKSEEYNDRLQALRDERDSLLKTGSYAADDIVIKKLNSEIRSLLNR from the exons ATGATAGAAGCAGGTGAATCTGAcgtgcaaattattttgagcatAAAAGAag gAAAGGGTTTTGAACAAGTTTTACAACCAACATTATTGATTGCAACCTTAAATGGACATTCTCTAGAAACTGATAGGATAGAACCAAGTTCAAATCCACAATATGCAACTGACTTGATTTGGGAGACCACTAAAACTGCATTAAGAAA aatgcGATCAGGACAAActccattaaaattagaatgctTTGCTTTTAAAGAGAACAAGGCTAAAGAAAAGATCGGATATATTCTGCTAAGTATACGTTCTGCGCACATAATATCTAAACATAAAGATTTGAGTCCAAAGGCAAATTGGCATAAGTTATTGGGATTAAGAAATGATCTTAAAGTACAAAAACCTGAATTACTTCTTACATTAAGagttgaaaatagaaaaagtacAGATTCAAATTCAATGATAGag AGATGCCCAGAGATAGAGTCTCATAGAAATCCTAGCGGcgattttggaaaatataatttcaagaatACATCTCGTGGAGTGAAATTGTTGAGTGCaatagaatgtaaaaatatgaatgaacAGTCTGATTGTCAATGCATGAAAAATCAAAtggataaaattacatatttacgcTCGTGTAATGCGATATCCtgcattaataaagatttcaaaTCTATAGGATCTTATCATTGCTATTGTCTATATATTTCACTTGCTGCGATAACATTGGTATCTACAAAATTATCTGGACGTCAAATTGAATTTCG ATTTCATCACCCAAAAGCTGATATCACATCAATGTTACGTGCAACAATGCCACTTTTATCTggcgaaaaaattaaattacaagaaattgGATGCCAATTCCATTTTATATCTATGCCagatgaaataaaacaattattaaaatctttcccACCAAAGATCAgtatgtatgatataaatgaaagTGCTGAACCATTATCACTATCAACGCTTGATGTAAAACCTTTATTTCATCAGAGTAAG cCTGaatgtcaatataaattacCTCTGTATGATACAAATCAATGTAAAATTAGTGAAATAGATATGGTACTTAAACTGGAAAACCGTGGACCacactttatattaaagaaagaaacaattg gtaAAAATCTAGGCCCACCAATATTGGATGACAGCTTAGCATATAAAATAGTAGATGAGCTTGAAACATGGAAGGACCGACAGAAGGAAATGTTTAAAGCCgag cttaagagaaaggaagaacgACATCTGAACATATTGAGTGACGAATGGcgaaaacaaaaagagaatttagaATCGAAACTCGCATGTAGCGTCGAGCAATGTAAGATACTAGCTAATAGTTTAAACAACGCTACGGAAGATTTAAGAACGCGCAGATTAAAAAGTTTGGAAAATGAGACcagattaattaaagcaaatgAAGATTTACAATGGAGATATGAAACTAAGTTACAAGAGCTTAAAGATTCCTTGGATGTAATGCAAAATGATCTTACATTAAAG ATCACcaaattagaagaaaagaaaactgcTTTAGAGGCGCaagtagaaatattattatatgaaaatgaaaCTCTGAAATCGTCAACAAGTAAACAGGCAGATGAATTGCAAATGTATCAAAAGGCATCTTTAACTAAGGATCAAACAGCGTCTTTGttacaagaattaaaaattctcgaaGAAAAATTAGACAATGCCCAAAAgggaaaatcattttttaaagaacagTGGGGAAAAGCAGTTCGTGAGATACATAAAATGAAAGTAGATCATCAACAAGCTATGCAAGTACAAATCAAAAATAGTAAAGAAGAACTGAAAAATGTGGA TCTGGccgaaattttatctttagacACAAGAGCTTTGAATAACGATCAAATCTTGCTGAAAGAACTTCAAAAAGAGATTGATGTGTTCAAGCCGAAAAAATCCTTTGCTCCAAAAGAAGAttacaatcaaatatttacaatagatGACATTTACTCCAAGATTTCTTGCAATGGTAATAAAATCAGATCTGATAAATCAGAAGAGTACAATGACCGATTGCAGGCATTGAGGGATGAACGtgattctcttttaaaaaccGGAAGTTACGCGGCCGACgatatagttattaaaaaacttaattcaGAGATACGATCCTTATTAAACAGGtag